A genomic stretch from Azospirillaceae bacterium includes:
- the ubiA gene encoding 4-hydroxybenzoate octaprenyltransferase produces MADQIRAVSGHTDIHTGNWVDRFLPAPARPYARLARLDRPIGTWLLLFPCWWGQALAAGGQPDPSLPDPWLMVLFAVGAVVMRGAGCVVNDILDRDFDAQVERTRVRPIPSGQVTVLQALLFLGALLATGLLVLLALPPLAVWLGIASLALVFSYPLMKRITWWPQAFLGLTFNWGALMGWVAERGTLDWPAAALYVAGIFWTLGYDTIYAHQDKEDDARIGVKSTALRLGAASKVWIWVFYAMSVNALLVAGMLARAHPAVLVGVGAAAFHMAWQVQTWRPDDPADCLAKFKSNRWVGLLVLLGLLGGGL; encoded by the coding sequence TTGGCTGACCAGATCCGGGCCGTGTCCGGCCATACCGATATCCATACCGGCAATTGGGTGGACCGGTTCCTGCCCGCCCCGGCCCGGCCCTATGCCCGTCTGGCCCGGCTCGACCGGCCGATCGGAACCTGGCTGCTGCTGTTCCCCTGCTGGTGGGGCCAGGCGCTGGCGGCCGGCGGGCAACCCGATCCCTCGCTGCCCGATCCCTGGCTGATGGTCCTGTTCGCCGTGGGCGCGGTCGTCATGCGCGGCGCCGGATGCGTGGTGAACGACATCCTCGACCGCGACTTCGACGCGCAGGTCGAACGCACGCGGGTCCGGCCCATCCCGTCGGGCCAGGTCACCGTTTTGCAGGCGCTGCTGTTCCTCGGCGCGCTGCTTGCAACCGGACTGCTGGTGCTGCTGGCGCTGCCGCCGCTGGCGGTCTGGCTGGGCATTGCGTCGCTGGCGCTGGTGTTCAGCTACCCTCTGATGAAGCGGATCACCTGGTGGCCGCAGGCCTTCCTGGGCCTGACCTTCAATTGGGGGGCGCTGATGGGCTGGGTGGCCGAGCGCGGGACCCTGGACTGGCCGGCGGCGGCACTCTACGTCGCCGGCATCTTCTGGACCCTCGGCTACGACACGATCTACGCCCACCAGGACAAGGAGGACGACGCCCGCATCGGCGTGAAGTCCACCGCCCTGCGCCTGGGCGCCGCATCGAAGGTCTGGATCTGGGTGTTCTACGCCATGAGCGTGAACGCCCTGCTGGTCGCCGGGATGCTGGCCCGGGCCCACCCGGCCGTCCTGGTCGGGGTGGGCGCCGCGGCGTTCCATATGGCGTGGCAGGTGCAGACCTGGCGGCCCGACGACCCGGCCGACTGCCTGGCGAAGTTCAAGTCGAACCGCTGGGTGGGCCTGCTGGTCCTGCTGGGGCTTCTCGGGGGCGGGTTGTAG
- a CDS encoding 16S rRNA (uracil(1498)-N(3))-methyltransferase, translated as MTRPAGQGEAKKMSARWPAGGRWGNVAAMPDDTFPTLPKTRLHVAPDLSEGVGIPLDADRAHYLRHVLRLPPGARIAVFNGRDGEWAATVAYPGKRDAVLEVAGRRRPQEAGPDLWLLAAPIQRTRFETVVEKATELGVARIVPVVTERTQGGRVNTGRLAAIAVESAEQCERLDVPTVGEPVDLPRVLREWPEERAMLVCAEAGPAEPIAAVVKDLAGRPAAVLVGPEGGFAQRELDLLRKLPSARAVGLGPRVLRADTAAVAALACWQSLAGDWTGGGDAGKGGPRPPFRA; from the coding sequence ATGACCCGTCCCGCGGGCCAGGGCGAGGCGAAAAAGATGTCGGCCCGCTGGCCCGCGGGCGGTCGTTGGGGCAATGTGGCGGCCATGCCGGACGATACGTTTCCCACCCTGCCCAAGACCCGCCTGCACGTGGCCCCGGACCTTTCCGAAGGGGTCGGCATCCCGCTCGACGCCGACCGGGCGCACTATCTGCGCCATGTGCTGCGCCTTCCGCCCGGTGCCCGGATCGCGGTCTTCAACGGGCGGGACGGGGAGTGGGCGGCCACGGTGGCCTATCCGGGCAAGCGCGACGCGGTGCTGGAAGTCGCCGGCCGGCGCCGCCCACAGGAGGCGGGGCCCGATCTCTGGCTTCTGGCGGCGCCGATCCAACGCACCCGTTTCGAGACGGTGGTCGAGAAGGCGACCGAGCTGGGCGTCGCCCGCATCGTGCCGGTGGTCACGGAACGAACCCAGGGCGGGCGGGTGAACACCGGGCGTCTGGCCGCCATCGCGGTCGAATCGGCCGAACAGTGCGAGCGGCTGGACGTTCCAACGGTGGGCGAGCCGGTCGATCTTCCCCGGGTGCTGCGCGAATGGCCCGAGGAGCGCGCAATGCTGGTTTGCGCCGAGGCGGGGCCTGCCGAACCGATTGCCGCCGTCGTCAAGGACCTCGCCGGCCGTCCCGCCGCCGTGCTGGTCGGGCCGGAGGGCGGGTTCGCGCAGCGGGAGCTTGACCTTCTGCGCAAACTTCCATCTGCTCGTGCCGTCGGCCTGGGTCCCCGTGTGCTCCGCGCCGACACCGCCGCCGTGGCCGCGCTCGCCTGCTGGCAATCCCTGGCCGGGGATTGGACGGGCGGCGGGGACGCGGGGAAGGGGGGGCCGCGGCCACCCTTCCGGGCCTGA
- a CDS encoding glutamate--cysteine ligase, with protein sequence MSAPPTTRGAPVTDRRQLIEYVEAGCKPADAWRIGTEHEKFAFRRSDLRPLPYDGPDGIGAVLQGLTRFGWEPLREGANVIALVRGKANITLEPGGQFELSGAPLETIHQTRAELVQHLDEVGAVGRDLGTGMLGLGFNPKWRRDEIPWMPKGRYGIMQAYMPKKGNLGLDMMTRTCTVQVNLDFADEADMVRKFRVSLALQPIATALFANSPFTEGRPNGFQSFRSHIWTDTDPDRCGDLPFVFADGFGFERYVDWMLDVPMYFVYRDGRYIDASGQSFRDFLDGRLPALPGEIPLITDWVDHLTTAFPEVRLKRYLEMRGADCGSLDRLTALPALWTGLLYDQGALDAAWDLVKDWTEAERAALRRDVPRLGLATPFRGRTVREVALDTLAIARAGLKARDRRDDAGTDESGHLDTLFAIADSGRTAAQEMLDRFHGPWGGRVDPVYGDYAF encoded by the coding sequence ATGTCGGCACCCCCGACCACCCGTGGCGCTCCCGTTACCGACCGCCGTCAGCTCATCGAGTACGTGGAGGCGGGGTGCAAACCGGCCGATGCCTGGCGCATCGGGACCGAGCACGAGAAGTTCGCCTTCCGGCGGTCCGACCTGCGCCCGCTGCCCTACGACGGGCCCGACGGCATCGGTGCCGTGCTGCAGGGCCTGACCCGTTTCGGGTGGGAGCCCTTGCGCGAAGGTGCCAACGTGATCGCGCTCGTCCGCGGCAAGGCCAACATCACGTTGGAGCCGGGCGGCCAGTTCGAGCTGTCGGGTGCCCCGCTGGAAACCATTCACCAGACCCGGGCCGAACTGGTCCAGCACCTCGACGAGGTGGGGGCGGTCGGCCGCGACCTGGGCACCGGCATGCTGGGCCTGGGCTTCAATCCGAAATGGCGGCGCGACGAGATCCCGTGGATGCCCAAGGGCCGCTACGGGATCATGCAGGCCTACATGCCGAAGAAGGGCAATCTGGGCCTCGACATGATGACCCGCACCTGCACGGTGCAGGTGAACCTGGACTTCGCCGACGAGGCCGACATGGTCCGGAAGTTCCGGGTCAGCCTGGCCTTGCAGCCCATCGCCACGGCGCTGTTCGCCAATTCGCCGTTCACCGAGGGCCGGCCCAACGGCTTCCAGAGTTTCCGCAGCCACATCTGGACCGACACCGACCCCGACCGCTGCGGCGACCTGCCGTTCGTGTTCGCGGACGGGTTCGGGTTCGAGCGGTACGTGGACTGGATGCTCGACGTGCCGATGTACTTCGTCTACCGCGACGGCCGGTACATCGATGCCTCCGGCCAGTCGTTCCGGGACTTCCTGGACGGCCGGCTGCCGGCCCTGCCGGGCGAGATCCCGCTGATCACCGATTGGGTGGACCATCTGACCACCGCCTTCCCGGAGGTCCGGTTGAAGCGGTACCTGGAGATGCGCGGGGCCGATTGCGGCTCGCTCGACCGGCTGACGGCGCTGCCGGCCCTGTGGACCGGCCTGCTGTACGACCAGGGCGCACTGGACGCCGCCTGGGATCTGGTCAAGGACTGGACCGAGGCCGAACGCGCGGCCCTGCGGCGGGACGTGCCGCGGCTGGGCTTGGCGACACCGTTCCGCGGCCGCACCGTGCGCGAGGTGGCCTTGGACACCCTGGCCATCGCACGGGCCGGGCTGAAGGCGCGCGACCGCCGCGACGACGCGGGCACCGACGAAAGCGGCCACCTGGACACGCTGTTCGCCATCGCCGACAGCGGCCGGACGGCGGCGCAGGAGATGCTGGACCGGTTCCACGGTCCCTGGGGCGGGCGCGTGGACCCGGTCTACGGGGACTACGCGTTCTAA